Proteins encoded within one genomic window of uncultured Desulfobacter sp.:
- a CDS encoding sulfite exporter TauE/SafE family protein: MTGLKNYLPVKKIFLAAGLVSILVTSFFFDTLYAWQWIDYRLHSSLEISGALISCLIGILLLIKSQAKLDARLIMLATGFAGMGILDTAHAISRPGDAFIFLHSVASLSGGFFFSSAWFSRGRQMRNLFELRFIFFGFVALTASVGLRALLFPEDVPKIMPLFDGHFTMAAVLINLTAGFLFFASMIECYLSYKRKRQSQDLFFACLVGFFGIAAVLFPFSTPWNGMWWIWHLVRFSAFVATLIYIFKIYGPPLRRKAAQTKEEKSSHRLAKTPTHLVFWVLADCIYLILLSPFFGNKIPLAFSAFFLVHLLAIAVGTMVMFTGLGAGVLWIPVLTFLNIRPSEAVAISIFTQIAGKGTGSLTYLFSGMVDMKIAARFIPFALGGVTLGFLSGFYVPTAYERILIYIFLLIAGYLLMKTLHSLSETEPEICKSTGNHSFSKSYSVVLFSSFFTGLLSIGNTDWIIPHMIQKLKMPTSRAVATGLFIMFASILFYLFLVWLCVLTGKGTWPHGTYLLFATCSGVILGGQMGTRLIRISWFKRHQKHGFILMLALSIIHLLW; this comes from the coding sequence TTGACCGGATTAAAAAATTATCTGCCGGTAAAAAAAATATTCCTGGCGGCCGGGCTTGTATCTATTCTGGTGACTTCATTCTTTTTTGATACGCTTTATGCGTGGCAATGGATCGATTACCGGTTGCATTCATCTCTGGAAATCTCCGGCGCTCTGATTTCCTGTCTGATCGGGATTCTCCTTCTCATAAAATCTCAAGCGAAATTGGATGCCCGTCTGATTATGCTGGCCACAGGGTTTGCCGGCATGGGTATACTGGATACTGCCCACGCCATCAGTCGGCCCGGTGACGCCTTTATCTTCCTTCACAGCGTAGCCAGCCTTTCCGGAGGGTTTTTCTTTTCTTCAGCCTGGTTCAGCCGGGGACGGCAAATGAGAAATCTTTTTGAACTGAGGTTTATCTTTTTCGGCTTTGTTGCGCTCACCGCTTCCGTAGGACTTCGGGCGCTTCTTTTTCCGGAAGATGTCCCAAAGATTATGCCCTTGTTTGACGGTCACTTTACCATGGCTGCGGTGTTAATTAATCTAACAGCCGGATTTTTATTTTTTGCATCAATGATCGAATGTTACCTGTCTTACAAGCGGAAGCGCCAAAGCCAGGATCTGTTTTTTGCTTGTCTTGTGGGATTCTTCGGCATAGCTGCAGTCCTTTTTCCTTTTTCCACCCCCTGGAACGGGATGTGGTGGATTTGGCACCTGGTCCGATTTAGTGCCTTTGTTGCCACCCTTATTTACATTTTCAAGATCTACGGTCCACCCCTGCGGCGAAAGGCAGCCCAAACTAAAGAGGAGAAATCCTCCCACAGGCTGGCCAAAACACCGACACATCTGGTCTTCTGGGTATTGGCCGATTGCATATATCTTATTTTGCTTTCACCCTTTTTCGGCAATAAAATTCCACTGGCATTCTCGGCGTTTTTTCTTGTCCATCTGCTGGCCATTGCGGTGGGAACGATGGTCATGTTTACAGGTCTTGGGGCAGGCGTGCTATGGATTCCGGTACTCACCTTTTTAAATATACGGCCCTCTGAGGCGGTTGCCATTTCCATCTTCACCCAAATTGCAGGTAAGGGGACCGGTTCATTAACCTATCTATTCAGCGGAATGGTTGACATGAAAATCGCCGCCCGTTTTATTCCTTTCGCTTTGGGGGGGGTGACGCTGGGATTTTTGTCCGGATTTTATGTTCCTACGGCCTATGAACGCATCCTTATTTATATTTTTCTGCTCATTGCCGGGTACCTGCTCATGAAAACCCTGCATTCTCTTAGTGAAACTGAACCGGAAATCTGCAAATCTACCGGAAATCACTCTTTTAGCAAAAGTTATTCTGTGGTACTTTTCTCCTCTTTTTTTACAGGCCTGCTAAGCATCGGGAATACGGACTGGATTATCCCCCACATGATACAAAAGCTTAAAATGCCGACCTCTCGGGCTGTGGCCACAGGATTGTTTATAATGTTTGCATCCATCCTGTTTTATCTCTTTCTGGTATGGCTCTGTGTTTTGACCGGAAAGGGGACATGGCCCCATGGGACATATCTGCTTTTTGCCACCTGTAGCGGAGTTATTCTGGGAGGCCAGATGGGCACCCGCCTCATACGTATTTCATGGTTTAAACGACATCAGAAGCACGGATTTATTCTCATGCTGGCGTTGTCCATTATCCACCTGCTTTGGTGA
- a CDS encoding IS1634 family transposase codes for MTIHAFSMGMYVRTIKRRNKDGSEVEYVQLAHNTRHPEKGYSRAEVVYSFGRRDQLDVAALKRLVSSLSRFISPEDIQDLEAQSAGLKFISSRPAGGALLLKGLWERIGIDRCLANALKHTEFKAPISDAIFAMVANRALAPSSKLAVEEWVAKDVHLDIEAPIKVQHLYRSMDFLLKNAEAIQEKVFWTTAQLLNLTVDLIFFDTTNTYFEMEDTNDSELLAFGKSKHKRDDLPQVTIGLAVTREGIPVRCWVLPGNQNDAKCVDTVQKDLNDWRLGNVIWAMDRGMTSEENRKNLQRAGGQYILGEKLRGPNVNEEALNRGGRFKKVNDNLHIKEVFVGEGSGRRRFVIAYNPEQAEHDKHVRARNLERIETELAALNKRSGKAYLKSKYALLAHRSMGRYLKELKSGKLTVDKAKIKQAEKLDGKYLLSTSDKSLSAEDIALGYKQLMEVERAFRTLKSTLSLRPVYHTKNDRIRSHVLLCWLALLLVRITELETGLSWPRVRAELERLHLGEFLHKDGRVLQYTELTQNQRNLFKKLNIKLPAKIKSIG; via the coding sequence ATGACGATACATGCTTTTTCTATGGGCATGTATGTACGCACAATAAAACGCAGAAACAAAGATGGGTCCGAGGTCGAGTATGTTCAGTTAGCCCACAATACTCGTCATCCAGAAAAAGGCTATTCACGAGCCGAGGTCGTCTACTCCTTCGGGCGGCGGGACCAACTCGACGTAGCCGCCCTCAAGCGCTTAGTCAGCAGCCTCAGCCGGTTCATCAGCCCCGAAGACATTCAGGACCTTGAAGCCCAAAGCGCCGGGCTCAAGTTCATATCCAGCAGGCCGGCAGGGGGAGCCCTGCTGCTCAAAGGCTTGTGGGAACGCATTGGGATTGACCGCTGCCTTGCCAATGCATTGAAACACACAGAGTTCAAAGCGCCGATTTCGGATGCGATTTTTGCAATGGTGGCCAACAGGGCACTGGCTCCGTCTTCCAAACTTGCCGTCGAAGAGTGGGTAGCCAAGGATGTTCATCTGGACATTGAGGCGCCGATCAAGGTTCAGCACCTTTACCGGAGTATGGACTTCCTGCTTAAGAATGCGGAGGCCATCCAAGAGAAGGTGTTCTGGACAACGGCTCAACTGCTGAATCTCACGGTGGACCTGATCTTCTTTGATACAACCAACACTTATTTTGAAATGGAAGACACCAACGACTCGGAGCTGCTTGCTTTTGGGAAATCTAAACACAAAAGAGATGACCTGCCCCAAGTCACCATTGGCCTGGCCGTGACACGGGAAGGTATCCCGGTCCGTTGCTGGGTTCTGCCGGGCAACCAAAATGACGCCAAGTGCGTCGATACCGTTCAAAAGGATTTGAACGACTGGCGGCTTGGCAACGTGATTTGGGCCATGGACCGTGGCATGACCAGCGAAGAGAATCGAAAAAACCTCCAAAGAGCCGGGGGACAGTACATCCTTGGTGAAAAGTTGAGGGGCCCCAATGTAAATGAAGAAGCCCTGAACCGGGGTGGGCGGTTCAAAAAGGTCAACGACAATCTCCATATCAAAGAGGTCTTTGTCGGTGAGGGCAGCGGCAGGCGCCGGTTCGTCATCGCTTACAACCCAGAACAGGCTGAACACGACAAACATGTCAGGGCAAGGAACCTGGAGCGGATCGAAACGGAGCTGGCGGCACTGAACAAACGGTCCGGCAAAGCATATCTCAAATCCAAATATGCTCTCCTGGCACACCGGTCCATGGGCAGATACCTCAAGGAACTGAAGTCAGGCAAGCTGACGGTGGATAAGGCTAAGATTAAGCAGGCGGAAAAGCTGGACGGCAAATATCTTTTGAGCACAAGCGACAAAAGCCTGTCGGCTGAGGATATCGCCCTTGGCTACAAACAACTCATGGAAGTCGAGCGCGCGTTCCGCACTTTAAAGTCCACCCTGTCCCTCCGGCCTGTCTACCACACCAAAAACGACCGCATCCGCTCTCATGTCCTGCTGTGCTGGCTGGCCCTGCTCCTGGTGCGGATTACCGAGCTGGAGACCGGCTTGAGCTGGCCCAGGGTCCGCGCCGAGCTGGAACGGCTCCATTTAGGCGAATTTTTGCATAAAGATGGGCGTGTACTACAGTACACAGAACTCACTCAAAATCAGCGTAACCTATTTAAAAAATTAAACATAAAACTTCCTGCGAAAATCAAGTCCATAGGATAA
- a CDS encoding methyl-accepting chemotaxis protein, whose amino-acid sequence MNRLSIKARMFFIVGAIIVLFAVMIWFAISGSNTVKTLAIKKTSDVMLKDQKNKLQVATHAVALALGHAIENIPNKEDQIKIFRRHISDIRFEEDKSGYFMIYQDTTMAVHPIREDLDGKDLKGLKDKNNHFFVKTMAEKAKSGGGFVEYIWEKPGAGDTLKLTYTEMIPGTDYWVGTGVYLDNIDAYEIEMSQEINSRVKSSIIKMVGFSGIIFLGIISLCLFIVFGIVRGLGILIDSVKDIAEGEGDLTKRVEISSQDELGELAKWLNVFLERLQGIIKKLANNSDQVGEASNSLASIATQMSTSAADTHQRADQVAAASEEMSTNMTSVASAMEESSSNAAVVASAAEEMNSTINEIAGTAESARDVSEKAGEKVIEASGSMGELTQAAKDIGIVTDTINDISEQINLLALNATIEAARAGEAGKGFAVVATEIKDLAAQTANATADIQAKVNNVQTTSDGTGKVIAEITDVINDVKEMVSTIATAVTQQSSATQEIAGNVEQLSLGIQEVNENVSQSTQVAGEMAQDIAEVSKSSDQMASGSSKVESSAANLKKMATELKQIVDTFIV is encoded by the coding sequence ATGAATCGACTTTCCATTAAGGCAAGGATGTTCTTTATTGTTGGCGCGATAATAGTGCTTTTCGCGGTAATGATCTGGTTTGCCATATCAGGAAGTAATACAGTAAAGACATTAGCGATAAAAAAAACAAGCGATGTGATGTTAAAAGATCAAAAAAACAAACTTCAGGTTGCAACACACGCTGTCGCATTGGCTTTAGGGCACGCCATAGAAAATATCCCGAACAAAGAAGATCAAATAAAAATATTTCGCCGTCATATCAGCGATATTCGCTTTGAAGAGGACAAGTCCGGTTATTTTATGATTTACCAGGACACAACCATGGCCGTGCATCCAATAAGAGAGGATCTGGACGGAAAGGATTTGAAAGGCCTGAAGGATAAAAACAACCATTTTTTTGTCAAAACAATGGCCGAAAAAGCAAAATCCGGTGGCGGCTTTGTGGAGTACATATGGGAAAAACCGGGTGCCGGAGATACGTTGAAATTGACTTACACGGAAATGATACCCGGCACGGATTACTGGGTGGGAACCGGTGTATACCTTGACAATATCGACGCATACGAAATAGAAATGTCACAGGAAATAAATTCTCGGGTAAAATCTTCCATTATAAAGATGGTCGGGTTTTCCGGCATAATATTTCTTGGCATTATTTCTTTGTGTTTATTCATTGTTTTTGGGATTGTTCGTGGGTTGGGGATACTTATAGATAGTGTGAAGGATATTGCTGAAGGGGAAGGCGATTTAACAAAGCGGGTTGAAATAAGCAGTCAGGATGAACTTGGCGAACTTGCAAAGTGGTTGAATGTCTTTCTTGAAAGGCTCCAGGGCATTATCAAAAAACTGGCCAATAATTCCGATCAGGTTGGGGAGGCATCCAACTCCTTGGCATCCATCGCCACCCAGATGTCGACAAGCGCAGCGGATACACACCAGCGTGCTGACCAAGTGGCGGCGGCATCCGAGGAGATGAGTACCAATATGACTTCTGTGGCTTCGGCAATGGAAGAGTCTTCAAGCAATGCGGCCGTTGTTGCCTCTGCTGCCGAAGAGATGAATTCGACCATTAACGAAATTGCAGGTACGGCCGAATCTGCCCGGGATGTTTCTGAAAAAGCCGGCGAAAAGGTAATTGAAGCATCAGGCAGTATGGGCGAGCTGACGCAGGCGGCAAAAGATATCGGCATAGTCACTGACACCATTAATGATATTTCAGAACAGATCAATCTGCTGGCCTTGAATGCTACGATTGAGGCTGCAAGGGCTGGTGAGGCAGGTAAAGGTTTTGCCGTTGTTGCAACCGAAATAAAAGATTTGGCCGCACAGACAGCGAATGCAACGGCAGACATACAGGCCAAGGTTAATAATGTCCAAACAACGTCGGACGGTACAGGGAAAGTGATTGCTGAAATTACTGATGTCATCAACGATGTAAAAGAAATGGTTTCAACGATTGCCACGGCAGTCACTCAGCAGTCCTCTGCGACCCAGGAAATCGCCGGCAATGTTGAACAATTGTCTCTGGGTATTCAAGAAGTCAATGAAAATGTCAGTCAAAGCACCCAGGTGGCCGGTGAAATGGCCCAGGACATCGCAGAGGTCAGTAAATCGTCAGATCAAATGGCTTCGGGCAGTTCCAAAGTCGAGTCAAGCGCGGCGAATTTGAAAAAAATGGCAACAGAGTTAAAGCAGATCGTAGATACGTTTATCGTTTGA
- a CDS encoding alpha-2-macroglobulin gives MKHFQLFFLPILSLCLLLFTVQGIAHSAELEARFAGQQTVDGQNALAVTFSLPLDTKQDLSKYLRIIEQADATPVDGAWILAKDTQVAYFTQIKPDTAYTIHVAKGLASAQGKALAEKVIYEVTTRSAHPMIAFGSTGFILASDLVKGLPVDSLNIKQADIDFFRVRPDQLQDFKDEFWDATYLQYYQSDELAKIADLVYTGRWDLDIKKDLRTQVNIPITHIREIKTPGIYIAVLRGAGHYQYGYRMTWFSISDIGVHARVYDTSIRFFIQSLSTADPIGKAVIKGYDKEGKALFEQSTNEDGLCVIKGHFEKLALVSVSKKNNISLMAMDTPALDLSEFAMGDAMFRPLELFVYGPRDIYRPGETVVIDGILRNQDGRPAPVIKVAAKVVQPDGKTIREFTWKPGKDNHFNTGFQLPANALTGKWRVTFANGKDQFEEYPFLVSEFLPERMKLVIDQADNTILSPDKDLAIQIQGDFLYGAPASGSRANAVIHVKQARNLFKKTLPGFEFGDITDLVNTTYTCDDIRLDETGKGLINVDNQWKDVTSPHWVTANVSLYDSGERPVVRNASWQVWPAQNLVGIRNMSGTEEDPNQVPNNNTAKFEVILADTQGQLKAAQSLKVTVIREHREYYWEYKDDGWHWGSNSQFYPVDRFDLDIPDQSKAQVNVPVEWGGYRLEINNPATGLTTSKSIWAGWRPEGQGPKDMNRPDRVDLTLDKQGYRAGETARVTVKAPQGGKGFLFVDGAENLLTLPIDIPAHGKEISVPIDPAWARHDLYVSALVIRPGESRKAKLPKRSVGLIHLPLDRTDRRMNIDIQAPEKTEPNRRVDVTVNLTDADGKPAKHAMVTLAAVDTGILNLTRFKTPDPFGYFFQPRQYSPEIHDIYQKLIEAADGSYAKMRFGGDMATLTRGGDRPSTDVQIVAIHQKAIDADAGGKAVFHLDLPDFDGQVRIMAIAHTNNTFGSGDKEMILASPIVVQATMPRFLSCGDQGFIMLELNNLTNIVQNITLETDIFGPVSFTGQTNQTLALEPHKRKHLRLPITAGTIADRAHITCRIKGIQGRDVSPEMTKTWFLETRSPYPHKTRIRHKLLTPGQQFSTPPADLNTLVPDTVTVMADLDSEPPVNLAQHVSELLAYPYGCLEQTVSGFFPHILLSFDQFAHLGVEAGTQESTSKKIRLGIQRLLEKQKSSGAFGLWSSQSPESPWLTAYATHMMVEAVDAGYEVPVNAVKKAFKRLTVYVRRPKSIPCSGWMDCTMFRASTRAYAAFVLARVNSLGLADARNVYAYVKANHPTPLGLVHAGTALGLAGDRAKAFEAFDLALKTRRDDKRVYGGDYGSNVRDLAAAYYFVTTYFADYRFRGVFLHDLSAELNQRQWLSTQERNSLVMAGAAKLAHPAGAWAADVIVGEKTGPHTGKGPGRIIFTKGTAAGGFTVKNTGKSNLYLDLVLTGYPNSLPASQSNGVSISRQFLDTNAKPVDISKLTSGDRIIVALKVQSKKQRLPHALVVDMLPAGFELEDPNVSGSFLINDIKVDDKTISQWHKDYKTAHTEYRDDRFITALNLGYSETCRIFYAVRVVSPGVFKLPPPLVEDMYRPYIRGVGRTVVQTHVTSPVVNKN, from the coding sequence ATGAAACATTTTCAGCTATTTTTTTTACCCATACTATCGTTATGCCTGCTCCTTTTTACAGTTCAAGGTATTGCCCATAGCGCTGAACTTGAAGCCCGGTTTGCCGGTCAGCAAACCGTGGACGGACAAAACGCCCTGGCCGTGACATTTTCCTTGCCCCTGGATACAAAACAGGATTTAAGCAAGTATCTCCGTATTATTGAACAAGCAGACGCAACCCCTGTGGACGGCGCATGGATATTGGCAAAGGATACCCAGGTGGCCTATTTCACCCAGATAAAACCGGACACAGCCTATACCATCCATGTGGCAAAAGGACTGGCATCGGCCCAGGGTAAGGCATTAGCCGAAAAAGTCATATATGAGGTCACCACTCGGTCGGCCCACCCAATGATTGCATTTGGTTCCACGGGATTCATCCTGGCCTCGGACCTGGTCAAGGGGTTGCCTGTCGACAGCCTGAACATCAAACAGGCAGACATTGATTTTTTCAGGGTGCGGCCGGATCAGTTGCAAGACTTCAAAGATGAATTCTGGGATGCCACATATTTACAATATTACCAATCTGATGAACTGGCGAAGATCGCAGATCTTGTCTATACCGGCCGCTGGGATCTGGACATTAAAAAGGATTTGCGCACCCAGGTTAATATACCCATCACCCATATCAGGGAGATTAAAACGCCCGGTATTTACATTGCTGTACTCCGGGGCGCGGGCCATTATCAATACGGATACCGTATGACCTGGTTTTCCATTTCCGATATAGGGGTACATGCCAGGGTATATGACACCTCTATCCGGTTTTTTATCCAGAGCCTTTCAACGGCAGACCCAATAGGAAAAGCGGTTATCAAGGGATATGACAAAGAGGGGAAAGCCCTGTTTGAGCAGTCAACTAACGAAGACGGCCTGTGCGTGATAAAAGGACACTTTGAAAAATTGGCACTGGTGTCTGTTTCCAAAAAGAATAACATCAGCCTGATGGCCATGGATACCCCGGCCCTTGATTTGTCGGAATTTGCCATGGGCGATGCCATGTTCAGACCCTTGGAACTGTTTGTATACGGTCCCAGGGACATTTACCGCCCCGGAGAGACCGTTGTGATTGACGGCATCTTGAGAAATCAGGATGGCCGACCGGCACCGGTAATAAAAGTGGCAGCCAAGGTGGTTCAACCTGACGGAAAAACCATTCGCGAGTTTACCTGGAAGCCTGGCAAAGACAATCATTTCAACACCGGTTTTCAGCTGCCCGCCAATGCGCTGACAGGCAAATGGCGGGTGACATTTGCCAACGGCAAGGATCAATTTGAAGAATATCCTTTTCTGGTATCTGAATTTCTGCCCGAGCGCATGAAGCTGGTCATTGACCAGGCAGATAACACTATTCTCTCGCCGGATAAAGATCTTGCCATTCAAATCCAGGGCGACTTTCTGTACGGGGCGCCTGCAAGCGGCAGCCGTGCCAATGCCGTGATCCACGTGAAACAGGCACGGAATCTGTTCAAAAAGACCTTACCCGGTTTTGAATTCGGTGACATCACCGATCTTGTCAACACCACCTACACCTGCGACGATATCCGTTTGGATGAAACAGGAAAAGGCCTGATTAACGTCGATAATCAGTGGAAGGACGTAACGTCTCCCCACTGGGTCACCGCTAATGTCAGCTTGTACGATTCCGGAGAACGCCCGGTGGTCAGAAACGCCTCTTGGCAGGTGTGGCCGGCACAAAACCTTGTGGGTATCAGAAACATGTCCGGCACAGAAGAGGACCCGAATCAAGTCCCCAACAATAATACGGCAAAATTTGAAGTGATCCTAGCCGACACCCAGGGTCAGCTTAAAGCAGCCCAGAGCCTGAAGGTCACAGTGATCCGGGAGCACCGGGAATATTACTGGGAATATAAAGACGACGGGTGGCATTGGGGCAGCAACAGCCAGTTCTATCCCGTGGACCGGTTTGACCTTGATATTCCGGACCAGAGCAAGGCCCAGGTAAATGTCCCCGTGGAATGGGGCGGTTACCGCCTGGAAATAAATAATCCGGCCACCGGCCTGACAACGTCCAAAAGCATATGGGCCGGCTGGCGGCCCGAAGGCCAGGGCCCAAAAGATATGAACCGGCCGGACCGGGTGGATCTGACCCTGGACAAACAGGGGTACCGGGCCGGAGAGACAGCCCGGGTGACGGTCAAGGCGCCCCAGGGCGGAAAAGGTTTTTTATTTGTGGATGGGGCAGAGAACCTTTTAACCCTGCCCATTGATATTCCGGCCCATGGAAAAGAGATTTCCGTTCCCATTGACCCGGCTTGGGCGCGTCACGATCTGTATGTGTCCGCATTGGTAATCCGGCCCGGAGAGAGCAGAAAGGCCAAACTGCCCAAGCGTTCTGTGGGACTGATACACCTGCCCCTTGACCGCACCGACCGCCGTATGAACATTGATATCCAGGCCCCGGAAAAGACAGAACCCAACCGTCGGGTGGATGTGACGGTCAATCTGACCGATGCCGACGGCAAACCGGCCAAGCATGCCATGGTCACCCTGGCTGCCGTGGACACAGGCATTTTAAACCTGACCCGGTTTAAAACCCCGGACCCCTTTGGCTATTTTTTCCAACCCCGGCAATACAGCCCCGAAATCCATGATATTTACCAGAAACTCATTGAAGCCGCGGACGGCAGTTATGCAAAAATGCGGTTCGGCGGAGATATGGCAACCCTGACCCGGGGAGGCGACCGGCCTTCAACCGATGTGCAGATCGTGGCCATCCACCAGAAGGCGATTGATGCCGATGCCGGGGGCAAGGCCGTATTCCATCTGGACCTTCCGGATTTTGACGGACAGGTGCGGATCATGGCCATTGCCCATACAAATAACACTTTTGGCTCCGGGGACAAGGAGATGATCCTGGCTTCGCCCATCGTGGTCCAGGCCACCATGCCGCGTTTTCTTTCCTGCGGCGACCAGGGCTTTATCATGCTGGAACTAAATAATTTAACAAATATCGTCCAAAATATAACCCTGGAAACGGACATCTTCGGGCCGGTATCTTTCACGGGACAAACCAATCAGACGTTAGCGCTTGAACCCCATAAACGTAAACACCTCAGGCTGCCGATTACGGCAGGCACCATAGCGGACCGGGCACACATCACCTGCCGGATCAAAGGCATCCAGGGCCGGGATGTATCACCGGAAATGACCAAAACCTGGTTTTTGGAAACCCGGTCGCCCTATCCCCATAAGACCCGGATCCGACATAAACTGCTAACCCCGGGGCAGCAGTTTTCCACGCCCCCTGCCGACCTGAACACCCTGGTGCCGGATACGGTAACCGTGATGGCCGACCTGGACTCAGAGCCGCCGGTGAACCTGGCCCAGCATGTCAGCGAATTGCTTGCCTATCCGTATGGATGTCTGGAGCAAACCGTATCAGGCTTTTTTCCCCATATACTGCTTTCCTTTGATCAATTTGCACACTTGGGGGTTGAAGCCGGCACCCAAGAAAGTACCAGTAAAAAAATCAGGCTTGGCATCCAGCGCCTGCTTGAAAAACAGAAAAGCTCCGGCGCCTTTGGCCTGTGGAGTTCCCAAAGCCCGGAAAGCCCCTGGCTGACGGCCTACGCCACCCATATGATGGTTGAAGCTGTGGACGCAGGTTATGAAGTTCCGGTGAATGCGGTGAAAAAGGCATTTAAACGCCTTACCGTATATGTTCGCCGGCCCAAATCCATTCCCTGTTCGGGATGGATGGACTGCACAATGTTCAGGGCGTCCACCCGGGCCTATGCCGCATTTGTTCTTGCCCGGGTCAATTCTTTAGGACTTGCGGATGCCAGAAACGTCTATGCCTATGTGAAAGCCAACCACCCCACCCCCTTGGGTCTGGTCCATGCAGGCACGGCACTTGGGCTTGCCGGTGACAGAGCAAAGGCATTTGAGGCTTTTGACCTGGCCCTGAAAACCCGACGGGATGATAAACGGGTGTATGGAGGCGACTACGGTTCCAATGTCCGGGACCTTGCGGCGGCTTACTATTTTGTCACCACCTATTTTGCCGACTACAGGTTCCGGGGCGTGTTCCTCCACGATCTCTCAGCCGAGTTGAACCAAAGACAATGGCTCTCCACCCAGGAACGCAACAGCCTGGTCATGGCAGGGGCGGCCAAACTGGCCCATCCGGCCGGGGCATGGGCTGCCGATGTAATTGTAGGGGAAAAAACCGGCCCACACACCGGCAAGGGTCCGGGCCGAATAATATTCACAAAAGGCACTGCAGCCGGAGGCTTCACCGTGAAGAACACCGGCAAGTCCAATCTTTATCTCGATCTTGTGCTTACGGGCTACCCAAACAGTTTGCCCGCCTCCCAAAGCAATGGTGTCAGCATTTCCAGGCAGTTTTTGGATACCAACGCGAAACCTGTGGATATTTCCAAGCTGACGTCCGGAGACCGAATCATTGTGGCGTTAAAGGTTCAATCCAAAAAACAACGACTACCCCATGCCCTGGTGGTGGACATGCTGCCTGCCGGATTTGAGCTGGAAGATCCCAATGTGTCCGGCTCATTCCTTATTAATGATATAAAGGTCGACGACAAAACCATTTCCCAGTGGCATAAAGATTATAAAACGGCACACACCGAGTATAGGGATGACAGATTTATAACAGCCCTGAATCTTGGATACAGTGAGACCTGCCGGATTTTCTATGCTGTCCGGGTGGTCAGCCCTGGTGTTTTCAAACTGCCGCCGCCACTGGTGGAAGATATGTACCGGCCCTATATCCGAGGCGTGGGTAGAACCGTTGTCCAGACCCATGTCACTTCTCCTGTTGTCAATAAAAACTGA